In Halanaeroarchaeum sp. HSR-CO, one DNA window encodes the following:
- the glnA gene encoding type I glutamate--ammonia ligase, with amino-acid sequence MSTDEDLFTDPPTTADGVIEAVAEAPIDAVRLQFTDILGTVKNVTIPPDQIKKAFEEGIYFDGSSIEGFVRIQESDMRLEPDPSTFAVLPWRKSDDGTHAVRLICDVIDTTTGKPFEGDPRYVLKRVLDRAREMGYEFNAGPEPEFFAFATDEGTATLEPHDTGGYFDLGPKDLATDLRRDVIFNLEEMGFDVEASHHEVAEGQHEIDFKYDDGLTTADNVATFRAVVRATAAEHGLHATFMPKPVAGINGSGMHTHLSLFTSEGDPAFYDGDDEFDLSETGKQFLAGVLEHAPAITAVANPTVNSYKRLVPGYEAPVYVAWSDVNRSALVRKPAARTPAASRIELRSPDPTANPYLALAAILRAGLDGIERDLEAPAPVRENIYEFDEDKREAYGIDTLPGSLGEALDALEADDVVLDALGDHVAEKFLEAKRQEFAEYRTSVSEWEHDRYLETF; translated from the coding sequence ATGAGCACCGACGAAGACCTGTTCACCGACCCGCCGACGACCGCCGACGGCGTCATCGAGGCCGTCGCCGAAGCACCCATCGACGCCGTCCGACTTCAGTTCACGGACATCCTGGGAACCGTCAAGAACGTCACCATCCCGCCAGACCAGATAAAGAAGGCCTTCGAAGAGGGTATCTACTTCGACGGCTCGAGCATCGAAGGGTTCGTACGTATCCAGGAGTCCGACATGCGCCTGGAGCCCGATCCATCGACGTTCGCCGTCCTGCCGTGGCGCAAATCCGACGACGGCACCCACGCAGTCCGTCTCATCTGCGACGTCATCGACACCACGACGGGCAAGCCGTTCGAGGGCGATCCGCGATACGTCCTCAAACGTGTCCTCGACCGCGCACGTGAGATGGGCTACGAATTCAACGCGGGCCCCGAACCCGAGTTCTTCGCCTTCGCGACCGACGAGGGAACGGCGACGCTCGAACCACACGACACTGGCGGCTACTTCGACCTCGGCCCGAAGGACCTGGCGACGGACCTGCGCCGGGACGTCATCTTCAACCTGGAGGAGATGGGCTTCGACGTGGAGGCGAGCCACCACGAGGTGGCCGAGGGCCAGCACGAGATCGACTTCAAATACGACGACGGGCTCACCACCGCCGACAACGTCGCGACGTTCCGCGCCGTCGTCCGGGCGACCGCTGCCGAACACGGCCTTCACGCCACCTTCATGCCCAAACCCGTCGCGGGGATCAACGGCTCGGGGATGCACACCCACCTCTCGCTGTTCACCAGCGAGGGCGACCCCGCGTTCTACGACGGCGACGACGAGTTCGACCTCTCCGAGACGGGCAAGCAGTTCCTGGCGGGGGTCCTCGAACACGCGCCCGCCATCACGGCCGTCGCCAACCCGACGGTGAACTCGTACAAACGGCTCGTCCCGGGGTACGAGGCGCCGGTCTACGTCGCCTGGTCGGACGTGAACCGCTCCGCACTCGTCCGCAAGCCCGCGGCGCGCACCCCTGCGGCCTCGCGCATCGAGTTACGCTCGCCCGATCCGACGGCCAACCCGTACCTCGCCCTGGCCGCCATCCTGCGGGCTGGCCTCGACGGCATCGAGCGCGACCTCGAAGCGCCAGCCCCAGTTCGCGAGAACATCTACGAGTTCGACGAGGACAAACGCGAAGCGTACGGCATCGACACGTTGCCCGGGAGTCTCGGCGAGGCCCTTGATGCTCTCGAGGCAGACGACGTCGTTCTCGATGCGCTGGGCGACCACGTCGCGGAGAAGTTCCTCGAGGCCAAACGCCAGGAGTTCGCGGAGTACAGGACGTCGGTCAGCGAGTGGGAACACGACCGGTACCTCGAGACGTTCTGA
- the psmB gene encoding archaeal proteasome endopeptidase complex subunit beta, with amino-acid sequence MHDSLDGSEFARTASRLQDSVGSPYEPEVGPLPENDLSDEDLENVTKTGTTIVGITTDEGVVMASDMRASLGGRVVSNKNVQKVEEIQPNAALSMSGSVGGAQAYIRTLRAEANLYEARRGEYMSINALATMASNLLRGGPFFMIVPILAGVDDDGSHVYSLDPSGSSLADDYTAQGSGMPYALGVLEQEYTADLTMDEAVTVGAQAIQSASERDTASGNGIHVTKITRNEVEIVGHQDVEDVL; translated from the coding sequence ATGCACGATTCACTCGACGGCTCCGAGTTCGCCCGTACTGCCTCGCGCCTCCAGGACTCCGTCGGGAGTCCGTACGAGCCCGAAGTCGGACCGCTCCCCGAGAACGACCTCTCCGACGAAGACCTGGAGAACGTCACCAAGACCGGGACGACCATCGTCGGCATCACCACTGACGAGGGTGTCGTCATGGCCTCGGACATGCGAGCGAGCCTCGGCGGCCGTGTCGTCTCGAACAAGAACGTCCAAAAGGTCGAGGAGATTCAGCCGAACGCCGCCCTCTCGATGTCCGGGTCGGTCGGTGGCGCGCAGGCCTACATCCGAACGCTACGGGCCGAAGCGAACCTCTACGAGGCACGCCGCGGCGAGTACATGTCGATCAACGCACTGGCCACGATGGCGAGCAATCTTCTCCGCGGGGGCCCCTTCTTCATGATCGTCCCCATCCTGGCCGGCGTCGACGACGACGGATCGCACGTCTACAGTTTGGACCCGTCTGGCAGTTCGCTTGCGGACGACTACACCGCACAGGGCAGTGGCATGCCCTACGCACTCGGTGTCCTGGAACAGGAGTACACAGCGGACCTCACGATGGACGAGGCGGTCACCGTCGGCGCGCAGGCCATCCAGTCGGCCTCCGAGCGCGACACAGCGTCCGGAAACGGCATCCACGTGACGAAGATCACCCGCAACGAGGTCGAGATCGTCGGCCACCAGGACGTCGAGGACGTACTCTAG
- a CDS encoding transcription initiation factor IIB family protein — MSANTHAYDGGQGLQTRDPSVQNESIESESDKEETTARIRNECPECGGHLEQDAEHGETVCGECGLVVEEDGIDRGPEWRAFNSTERTEKSRVGAPTTKMLHDEGLSTNIGWQNKDAYGRSLSSRQRRKMQRLRTWDERFRTRNHKERNLKQALGEIDRMGSALGLPKDVRETASVIYRRALAEDLLPGRTIEGVATAALYAAARQADRPRSLDEVAAVSRVERMEFKRTYRYIVRELSLPVKPADPQQYVARIVSAADASDETAHRARELLRTASGTGVFNGKSPVGLAAAAIYAAGLLTDEGLTQSVISEAADVSEVTIRNRYQELLAVAEDADDAVTASA, encoded by the coding sequence ATGAGTGCAAATACCCACGCATACGACGGCGGACAGGGGCTGCAAACCCGCGATCCGTCGGTACAGAACGAATCGATCGAGAGCGAGTCGGACAAAGAGGAGACGACCGCTCGAATCCGAAACGAGTGTCCCGAGTGTGGCGGTCACCTCGAGCAGGACGCCGAACACGGCGAGACTGTCTGTGGCGAGTGTGGCCTCGTCGTCGAAGAGGACGGCATCGACCGCGGCCCCGAGTGGAGAGCCTTCAACAGCACGGAACGGACAGAAAAGTCCCGCGTCGGCGCACCGACGACCAAGATGCTCCACGACGAGGGCCTCTCGACCAACATCGGCTGGCAGAACAAGGACGCCTACGGCCGGTCGCTCTCGAGCCGCCAGCGTCGCAAGATGCAGCGGCTCCGAACCTGGGACGAGCGGTTCCGCACCCGAAACCACAAGGAACGGAACCTCAAGCAGGCCCTCGGCGAGATCGACCGGATGGGGAGCGCCCTGGGCCTCCCGAAGGACGTCCGCGAGACCGCCTCGGTGATCTACCGACGGGCGCTTGCGGAGGACCTCCTGCCCGGGCGAACCATCGAGGGCGTGGCCACGGCCGCGCTGTACGCGGCGGCCCGGCAGGCCGACCGACCACGGAGTCTCGACGAGGTCGCTGCGGTCAGCCGCGTCGAGCGGATGGAGTTCAAGCGGACCTACCGATACATCGTCCGGGAACTCTCGTTGCCGGTCAAGCCGGCCGACCCCCAGCAGTACGTCGCCCGCATCGTCAGTGCGGCCGACGCGAGCGACGAGACCGCCCACCGGGCGCGAGAACTACTCCGGACGGCGTCCGGGACGGGCGTGTTCAACGGAAAGAGCCCGGTCGGCCTCGCCGCGGCCGCCATCTACGCGGCCGGCCTGCTCACCGACGAAGGCCTGACACAGAGTGTCATCTCCGAGGCGGCAGACGTGAGCGAGGTAACGATCCGGAACCGGTATCAGGAACTGCTCGCCGTCGCCGAAGACGCCGACGACGCCGTCACGGCGAGCGCATAA
- the ligA gene encoding ATP-dependent DNA ligase LigA → MEFSEFADQASDVEAATADGDIVDLVADLFAAAGDDLPIVARYVQGRVFPGHDETKLDVGPSNCYEAIARAAGQNVDADDVESTVADLGDVGRVAASYDFGSQQGLAAFGGGSDDGLTVAAVHDELETLAAASGTGSTDEKVTILFGLFNRCNPDEARYLARLVLSEMRIGVGAGTVRDAIDEAFDVPADAVGRALQVSNDYGLVAETARDDPAGLGDITLEMGRPVQAMLAQAGTANDALEEWGETACETKYDGARVQIHIDDDVEIYSRNMEDVTDPLPDVVAAVEGSIDVPAILDGEVLAVDDAGDPLPFQAVLRRFRRKHDVERARDEIELQLVVFDCLYADGRELVDASLLDRRERLEEIWDGTLAEFSLADDAEAIADLEAEALAAGHEGIMLKNPESAYTPGRRGKNWLKRKPDVETLDLVVTGAEWGEGRRASFLGTYELSVSTPDGFETVGKVATGITDEELARLSDLVESKILTEDGQTVDVEPSVVFEVGYEEIQESPTYSSGYALRFPRFVSVREDKSPEDADSLERVERLVQKQG, encoded by the coding sequence ATGGAGTTCAGCGAGTTCGCCGACCAGGCGAGCGACGTCGAGGCCGCCACCGCGGACGGCGACATCGTCGACCTGGTAGCCGACCTGTTCGCCGCGGCCGGCGACGACCTCCCCATCGTCGCTCGATACGTCCAGGGACGGGTCTTCCCCGGCCACGACGAGACGAAACTCGACGTCGGCCCGAGCAACTGCTACGAGGCCATCGCCCGGGCGGCCGGCCAGAACGTCGACGCCGACGACGTGGAGTCGACGGTCGCCGACCTCGGAGACGTCGGTCGCGTGGCCGCCAGCTACGATTTCGGGAGTCAACAGGGCCTGGCGGCGTTCGGTGGCGGGTCCGACGACGGCCTGACCGTCGCGGCGGTCCACGACGAACTCGAGACCCTCGCCGCCGCCAGCGGGACAGGAAGCACCGACGAGAAGGTCACCATCCTCTTCGGGTTGTTCAACCGATGTAACCCGGACGAAGCCCGATATCTGGCCCGACTCGTCCTCTCGGAGATGCGTATCGGCGTCGGCGCCGGCACGGTCCGGGACGCCATCGACGAGGCATTCGACGTCCCAGCCGACGCGGTCGGGCGCGCCCTCCAGGTGTCGAACGACTACGGCCTCGTCGCCGAGACGGCCCGCGATGATCCCGCGGGCCTCGGGGACATCACCCTCGAGATGGGGCGACCGGTCCAGGCCATGCTGGCCCAGGCCGGGACCGCCAACGACGCACTGGAGGAGTGGGGCGAGACGGCCTGTGAGACGAAGTACGACGGTGCCCGCGTCCAGATCCACATCGACGATGACGTCGAGATCTACTCGCGGAACATGGAGGACGTGACCGACCCGCTGCCCGACGTTGTCGCGGCGGTCGAGGGATCGATCGACGTCCCCGCGATCCTCGACGGGGAGGTCCTCGCCGTCGACGATGCGGGCGACCCACTCCCCTTCCAGGCGGTCTTGCGCCGGTTTCGCCGGAAACACGACGTCGAGCGTGCGAGAGACGAGATCGAACTCCAGCTGGTCGTCTTCGACTGCCTGTACGCGGATGGTCGGGAACTCGTCGACGCGTCGCTGCTCGACAGACGCGAGCGACTCGAGGAAATCTGGGACGGCACGCTCGCCGAATTCTCGCTCGCAGACGACGCCGAGGCCATCGCCGACCTCGAAGCGGAGGCGCTCGCGGCGGGTCACGAGGGGATCATGTTGAAGAACCCGGAATCCGCCTACACCCCCGGACGGCGGGGGAAGAACTGGCTGAAACGGAAACCGGACGTGGAGACCCTCGACCTGGTCGTCACCGGTGCGGAGTGGGGCGAGGGACGCCGGGCGAGTTTCCTCGGCACTTACGAACTCTCGGTCAGCACCCCCGACGGCTTCGAGACGGTCGGTAAGGTGGCCACGGGCATCACCGACGAGGAGTTGGCACGGCTCTCCGACCTCGTCGAGTCGAAGATCCTCACCGAGGACGGGCAGACGGTGGACGTCGAACCGTCGGTGGTCTTCGAGGTTGGCTACGAGGAGATCCAGGAGTCGCCCACCTACTCGTCTGGGTACGCACTCCGATTCCCACGGTTCGTCTCCGTTCGAGAGGACAAGTCACCGGAGGACGCCGATTCGCTAGAACGGGTCGAACGGTTGGTGCAGAAGCAGGGTTAA
- a CDS encoding tyrosine-type recombinase/integrase, with protein MHEIFDDHLDLLRGQDKAKGTIKQYQGGLKAYSEWLEEQGIEPEGASTRDIQRYLSFLKNEREYAPGTVRGYYSCISGFYKNLDNTGVIEEDPTEGITLSNYASRETRKQQETKERRVWLSQEEMSQLVENVPAPTVRNRLLVLFQYFTGLRRQEVVDVKLEDIDRKERMVKVQGKGNVLNTAFWQPKMDGLLTAWLDGGYRGSSPHAEESPYLFLSQAAPQLSGEYVNRIVKEAAEEAGIQEVLFEDARGRSHYKYTSHALRHSFAMHWLQNGGSLATLSKQMAHSSITTTEIYGEILDERAKEEYDQYAPDIDLSF; from the coding sequence ATGCACGAGATATTTGACGACCATCTGGACCTCCTCCGAGGCCAAGACAAGGCGAAGGGGACGATAAAGCAATATCAGGGTGGGCTCAAAGCCTACTCCGAGTGGCTTGAAGAGCAAGGCATCGAGCCCGAGGGAGCGTCTACGAGAGACATTCAACGGTATCTTTCCTTTTTAAAGAATGAACGGGAGTATGCTCCCGGAACAGTCCGAGGCTACTACAGCTGTATCAGTGGCTTCTACAAGAATCTCGACAACACCGGGGTTATCGAGGAAGACCCGACAGAGGGAATCACCCTCTCCAACTATGCGAGTCGGGAAACTCGAAAGCAACAGGAAACCAAAGAGCGTCGAGTTTGGCTGTCTCAAGAGGAGATGAGCCAACTGGTGGAGAATGTACCTGCGCCAACCGTCCGAAACCGGCTCCTCGTTCTATTTCAATACTTCACAGGGCTTCGTCGTCAGGAGGTCGTGGACGTTAAACTCGAGGACATCGACCGCAAGGAGCGGATGGTCAAGGTTCAAGGGAAGGGGAACGTACTGAATACGGCATTCTGGCAGCCCAAGATGGACGGTCTGCTAACAGCGTGGTTGGATGGTGGATACCGTGGTTCATCCCCACATGCGGAAGAGAGCCCGTATCTCTTTCTCTCGCAAGCCGCTCCCCAACTCAGCGGGGAATATGTGAACCGAATCGTGAAAGAGGCGGCTGAGGAAGCTGGTATTCAGGAAGTGCTCTTTGAGGATGCGAGAGGTCGGTCTCATTATAAATATACCTCCCACGCTCTCCGACATTCCTTTGCCATGCACTGGCTCCAGAATGGTGGCTCACTTGCAACGCTTTCCAAGCAGATGGCCCACTCGTCTATCACAACGACTGAAATCTATGGCGAGATACTGGACGAGCGTGCTAAGGAAGAGTACGACCAGTATGCTCCCGATATTGACCTCTCGTTTTAG
- a CDS encoding FaeA/PapI family transcriptional regulator, with product MPGDERSGPFEKQVSDEDILEFIEVEEVVTTKEVADEFDYHIQTARRRLKELHQEGELRQKDVGKRFVWWISS from the coding sequence ATGCCGGGAGATGAGCGTAGTGGTCCATTCGAGAAGCAAGTCTCAGACGAGGATATTCTGGAGTTTATTGAGGTAGAAGAAGTGGTTACAACGAAAGAAGTGGCCGACGAGTTTGATTATCATATTCAGACTGCTAGACGGCGATTGAAGGAACTACATCAAGAGGGGGAGCTTCGGCAGAAGGACGTGGGTAAGAGGTTCGTTTGGTGGATTTCCTCGTAA
- a CDS encoding uracil-DNA glycosylase family protein, producing the protein MDGEDSLREVGYTIWENWYDGNGPCRHCPNRDEKGYFNPKNIDPGPESGDSNAEVVFVGMEPSDEIDGTSRKNLSVDEVPESWSRRNRDPGFSNNRDGEDTIREWLFYESDGKKRIDPIFDKKLEGSVYYTNSKKCANTGERDELARCYCHDYLFSQLAAIEPTIIVPFGEKAVKSLSLRYFIPKYSKFSDVVVEVIGETQPHIIPSYHWSRPNFVSNIERAGYESVPDYWVELVDEINAQL; encoded by the coding sequence ATGGATGGAGAAGATTCCCTGAGAGAAGTTGGATATACCATTTGGGAAAACTGGTATGATGGAAATGGACCGTGTAGACACTGTCCCAATCGAGACGAGAAAGGCTATTTCAATCCGAAAAATATTGACCCAGGGCCTGAATCTGGCGATTCAAACGCTGAGGTCGTATTCGTTGGGATGGAACCGAGCGATGAGATTGACGGGACATCCAGAAAGAATCTATCTGTAGATGAAGTCCCGGAAAGTTGGTCTAGGAGGAACAGGGACCCCGGATTTTCTAACAATCGAGATGGTGAAGATACAATACGTGAATGGTTATTCTACGAATCTGACGGCAAGAAACGAATAGACCCCATATTCGATAAGAAATTGGAGGGCTCAGTCTACTATACCAATTCAAAAAAGTGTGCGAATACTGGTGAGAGGGACGAGCTCGCAAGGTGTTATTGTCATGACTATCTCTTCTCTCAACTTGCTGCGATTGAGCCTACTATAATCGTTCCCTTTGGCGAGAAGGCTGTCAAATCCTTATCCTTGCGATATTTCATCCCAAAATATTCCAAATTTTCAGATGTAGTAGTTGAAGTTATTGGAGAGACTCAGCCTCATATTATACCATCGTACCACTGGAGCCGACCAAATTTTGTGAGCAATATCGAGAGAGCAGGCTATGAAAGTGTACCCGATTATTGGGTTGAGTTAGTGGATGAAATCAATGCACAGCTCTGA
- a CDS encoding recombinase family protein, whose product MIVAVYVRVSTAEQNLDRQLDSTHEYATSELGVELSDVETFRDKSTGTNTQRSGYQEMMEHVQDGNVDHVVVHEISRLARSLQDLERTVTRVTENGAGVHFVRDGLSFGDGKDRPMHRLQMQMLGAFAEWQARVKQMNTKEGIAARQAEDDYHHGRPPLGFEKENGRLIEGVNYDQVCAILDMVAKEELSKRKAAEELQSSRTTISRALDRVELYGV is encoded by the coding sequence ATGATAGTAGCGGTATACGTCCGAGTTTCCACAGCTGAACAGAATTTAGACAGGCAGTTAGATAGCACTCACGAATATGCCACATCTGAGCTAGGTGTGGAGCTGAGCGACGTTGAGACCTTTCGGGACAAATCCACGGGGACGAACACCCAGCGCTCTGGCTACCAAGAAATGATGGAACATGTCCAGGATGGGAATGTGGACCATGTGGTGGTCCACGAGATCAGCCGGTTGGCTCGGTCACTGCAAGACCTGGAGCGTACTGTTACAAGAGTCACTGAAAATGGGGCAGGAGTCCACTTCGTCCGAGATGGACTGTCCTTCGGTGATGGGAAGGACAGGCCGATGCACAGGCTTCAGATGCAGATGTTGGGGGCATTTGCTGAATGGCAGGCGAGAGTGAAGCAAATGAATACCAAGGAGGGGATAGCAGCTCGGCAAGCTGAAGACGACTACCACCATGGGAGACCTCCGCTTGGATTTGAGAAAGAGAATGGGAGGCTGATTGAGGGAGTGAATTACGACCAGGTTTGTGCTATACTGGATATGGTAGCTAAAGAAGAGTTGTCAAAGCGAAAAGCAGCGGAGGAGTTGCAGTCATCCCGCACAACGATTAGTAGGGCACTCGACAGAGTCGAATTGTACGGGGTTTAA
- a CDS encoding type IV pilin translates to MAEDRGVSEVMGTILMVAIVLILATALGGAALTTFQNVSSETPVLQASFDVTTDSVSVQHRGGESIEISDLQLVLRNESQQVRYQLSQDNLSNTSDSLFEPGEWWSRQHSLTFHEGSSAALLIHTPSDKVLAEWEGKPTSPTTTTTPTSTSTTTTTTTTTTTSQPATQAYDDENGNGVYDSGETTYSKSELYSFNEPSANLVIPTAVGELNRNAGVSITANSITSEVDIGATWGSVSLTASGGEVQTSQIVESNANVDIRGATVDISNGEIRSSYGDITISATEGGGGQLSATGAFIETGSNIILESEGHLSLSSGEVHSSYGDITISATRGGGGQLSATGAFIETNENIILESKGDMILDSATVQTSYGQITADLGGSNTIHISETDVIGTSAIEYTPSGVTEVPERNIAHPQ, encoded by the coding sequence ATGGCGGAGGACCGTGGCGTTTCAGAGGTTATGGGGACAATTCTGATGGTGGCTATAGTTCTCATTCTTGCCACAGCACTCGGAGGTGCAGCACTGACGACGTTTCAGAATGTCTCGTCGGAAACACCGGTTCTCCAAGCGAGTTTCGATGTAACCACTGACTCGGTTAGCGTGCAGCATCGAGGCGGTGAGTCTATCGAAATAAGTGACCTTCAACTCGTGCTACGAAATGAAAGCCAGCAAGTGAGATACCAGCTTAGCCAAGACAATCTAAGCAACACGAGCGACTCATTATTCGAACCCGGCGAATGGTGGTCAAGACAGCACAGCTTGACCTTTCACGAAGGCAGTTCTGCGGCACTTTTAATTCATACACCTTCGGACAAAGTCCTCGCGGAATGGGAGGGCAAACCCACCTCTCCAACCACCACGACGACACCGACATCCACCTCCACAACGACGACTACGACTACGACTACGACTACCTCGCAGCCAGCGACACAAGCGTACGACGATGAAAATGGGAACGGTGTCTATGACAGTGGCGAAACAACCTATTCCAAGAGCGAATTGTACAGCTTTAACGAGCCGAGTGCCAATCTCGTAATCCCGACCGCTGTTGGTGAGTTAAATCGAAATGCTGGAGTATCGATTACCGCGAATAGCATTACTTCTGAGGTAGATATTGGGGCGACGTGGGGAAGTGTCTCCCTGACGGCAAGCGGTGGCGAGGTCCAGACCAGCCAAATTGTTGAAAGCAATGCTAATGTGGACATTCGCGGAGCAACTGTTGACATTTCGAATGGTGAAATTCGCTCGAGCTACGGTGATATCACCATTTCAGCAACAGAAGGAGGCGGCGGACAACTCTCTGCAACGGGTGCCTTCATCGAGACGGGCTCCAATATCATCCTTGAATCTGAGGGTCATTTGTCATTATCGAGTGGGGAAGTCCACTCCAGCTACGGTGATATTACGATTTCAGCAACACGTGGTGGCGGCGGACAACTCTCTGCAACGGGAGCCTTTATCGAGACAAACGAGAATATAATCCTTGAGTCTAAGGGCGATATGATACTGGATAGCGCCACCGTCCAGACCTCCTACGGTCAGATTACTGCTGACCTCGGTGGTTCCAACACAATTCATATTAGCGAAACTGATGTTATCGGAACCTCAGCCATCGAATACACCCCTAGTGGGGTAACCGAAGTTCCCGAGCGTAACATCGCACATCCTCAATAA
- a CDS encoding DNA topoisomerase IV subunit A: MSDDAQSRLIDLAAQFYDQFALGDVPSMEVPTRSKSNIEYDEDSNVWVYGDRTSTRSANTVSGARKLLKAVYTIEFLAKQLDEGRSSTLRELYYLSESWDEDEAKFSDQSQSDKLIEDLEIVSGVKREDFHMRPEESGATLMGPLHLREQTRRGEREIHCQLDVGEGGYQIPNNPDTIDFLDHDADFVLAVETGGMRDRLVENGFDDEYNAILVHLKGQPARATRRITKRLHDELDLPVTVFTDGDPWSYRIYGSVAYGSIKSAHLSEYLATPQAEFIGIRPEDIVEYDLPTDPLSDSDVNALESELEDPRFQTDYWEEQIEIQLDIDKKAEQQALASRGLDFVTDTYLPERLDEMGVL; the protein is encoded by the coding sequence ATGAGCGACGACGCACAATCTCGACTCATCGATCTCGCGGCGCAGTTCTACGACCAGTTCGCCCTCGGCGACGTCCCCTCGATGGAGGTCCCCACGCGCTCGAAGTCCAACATCGAGTACGACGAGGACAGCAACGTCTGGGTCTACGGGGACCGCACGAGCACCCGCAGTGCGAACACGGTTAGCGGCGCCCGGAAACTCCTCAAGGCCGTCTACACCATCGAGTTCCTCGCCAAGCAACTCGACGAGGGCCGCTCCTCGACCCTGCGGGAGTTGTACTACCTCTCGGAGTCCTGGGACGAGGACGAAGCGAAGTTCTCCGATCAGAGCCAGTCGGACAAACTCATCGAGGACCTCGAGATCGTCTCGGGGGTCAAACGCGAGGACTTCCACATGCGGCCCGAGGAGTCCGGCGCTACCCTGATGGGTCCATTGCACCTTCGCGAGCAGACGCGACGAGGTGAACGGGAGATCCACTGCCAGCTCGACGTCGGCGAGGGCGGCTATCAGATCCCCAATAACCCGGACACCATCGACTTTCTCGATCACGACGCCGACTTCGTCCTGGCTGTCGAGACCGGTGGTATGCGCGACCGGCTCGTCGAGAACGGCTTCGACGACGAGTACAACGCCATCCTCGTCCACCTGAAGGGACAGCCAGCTCGGGCGACCCGCCGCATCACCAAGCGACTCCACGACGAACTCGACTTGCCGGTCACGGTCTTCACAGACGGTGACCCCTGGTCGTATCGCATCTACGGGTCGGTGGCGTACGGGTCCATCAAGAGCGCCCACCTCTCCGAATATCTGGCGACCCCCCAGGCGGAGTTCATCGGCATCCGCCCGGAGGACATCGTCGAGTACGACCTCCCGACCGACCCGCTCTCGGATTCGGACGTCAACGCCCTGGAGAGCGAACTGGAGGATCCCCGGTTCCAGACGGACTACTGGGAAGAACAGATCGAGATCCAACTCGACATCGACAAGAAGGCAGAACAGCAGGCACTGGCCTCCCGCGGTCTCGACTTCGTGACGGACACGTACCTGCCGGAGCGACTGGACGAGATGGGCGTCCTCTAG